Proteins encoded within one genomic window of Setaria italica strain Yugu1 chromosome IV, Setaria_italica_v2.0, whole genome shotgun sequence:
- the LOC101765406 gene encoding MORC family CW-type zinc finger protein 3, protein MGSVTLDLNEQPHENQGGCLNYVLLQKDGKNICRTKVCDLPIEVPTIWSIISFKPTKAYQKSVFPKFSLLPDPEDRRQKTEWGKFMRFLSDNKKAAIVRCESSTFHILASQPDEYSNFPHAVLLYKCGQNDPRDCKQMAGTSGRYVNNPAMDSSKRYYKSKFQYGSKKPPYFKEEICDSGPNLKEMESSSKHHDPHVTGLHRPVQESSPCESIEDSPRVLNPVVKKRMASPKKNFIVADPSYLRTLSQTHAGWIFGAIAELIDNSRDAGASRLSISIESLFSKKAQRKIPVLSIIDDGHGMTYADMMRMISFGHKRPNEHRENQIGRFGIGFKTGAMKLGKDAIVLTQTSSSRSVAFLSQSFNEEKDNLEIPVVTYRKEGQYMEVDLSVQSEATAEYNLSAIKEFSSFNEYFIGEKLGLFGEERTGTQIYIWNLDRWGNDYTLEWNSGKSSENPVHNGRGDILIRSRRIRSRPGQTSNKVLLDYSLQSYLEVMFLNPRMKISVQGSLVKSRPLAKTLNKTSVMSGEIMGRTILLTLGRSKVEWDRTNCGIFLYWHGRLIESYKRVGGQKHSADVGRGVIGVADITNLIDDEDGNSWVLNSKQGFQDCEIYAKLEEWLGRKVDEYWDTKFDNLELRKRDEHHKPDCDWVQCCSCRKWRVLNAGFNTDTLPVEWFCYMSPFNGKCEVPEQQMGRGVIVIGEKRSGNDEQNKTTQQGETPKKEMRPENLEVEKIVQDEDAKNVQGTLEVNKRKNSSSGVPSKPKNNSDDDFEGASSQTEDDAPRPTLKRLRRGPAAKTYKC, encoded by the exons GTGGCTGCTTGAATTATGTGTTGCTGCAAAAGGATGGTAAGAACATATGCCGCACCAAAGTTTGCGACCTTCCCATAGAAGT GCCGACCATTTGGTCAATTATTTCATTTAAGCCAACTAAAGCATACCAGAAGAGTGTGTTCCCAAAATTTTCGCTGCTTCCTGATCCCGAAGATCGTCGTCAGAAAACTGAATGGGGAAAGTTCATGCGCTTCCTTTCGGATAATAAAAAG GCTGCTATTGTTAGATGTGAGTCTTCAACCTTCCACATACTTGCTTCTCAACCTGATGAATACTCAAACTTTCCACATGCGGTGCTCTTGTACAAATGTGGACAAAATGACCCTAGAGACTGCAAACAGATGGCAGGAACATCTG GGAGATATGTGAATAATCCAGCAATGGATTCTTCAAAGAGGTATTACAAGAGTAAATTTCAATATGGTTCAAAGAAGCCACCATACTTTAAAGAGGAGATTTGTGATAGTGGACCAAACCTCAAGGAGATGGAAAGTTCATCCAAGCATCATGATCCACATGTCACAGGACTTCATAGACCAGTTCAAGAATCCTCACCATGCGAGTCCATTGAAGACAGTCCTAGAGTTTTGAATCCAGTAGTAAAGAAGAGAATGGcttctcctaaaaaaaatttcattgTTGCGGACCCTAGTTATCTGCGAACACTAAGTCAGACACATGCTGGCTGGATATTTGGAGCAATAGCCGAGCTCATTGATAACTCCAGAGATGCTGGTGCATCTAG GTTGAGTATTTCCATTGAATCTTTGTTTTCAAAGAAAGCACAGAGGAAAATTCCTGTCTTATCTATAATTGATGATGGGCATGGAATGACTTATGCTGATATGATGAGGATGATCTCTTTTGGTCACAAACGTCCAAATGAGCATCGCGAGAATCAGATTGGGAGATTTGGAATTGGATTTAAG ACTGGTGCTATGAAACTTGGAAAGGATGCAATTGTGCTTACTCAAACTTCATCCTCCAGATCAGTGGCCTTTCTTTCCCAGTCTTTTAATGAAGAAAAGGAT AATCTTGAGATCCCTGTGGTGACATATCGAAAGGAAGGGCAATACATGGAAGTTGATTTGAGTGTCCAGTCTGAAGCCACTGCAGAATATAACCTGAGTGCTATTAAGGAATTTTCTTCCTTCAATGAGTATTTCATTGGAGAAAAGTTAGGCCTGTTTGGTGAGGAGCGTACAGGGACACAAATTTACATATGGAATTTAGACAGATGGGGTAATGATTACACTTTGGAGTGGAATTCTGGCAAGTCTTCTGAAAATCCTGTGCACAATGGTCGTGGAGACATATTAATCCGTTCAAGAAGAATCAGATCACGTCCAGGACAAACAAGTAACAAG GTGCTGTTGGACTATTCTCTTCAGTCCTATTTGGAAGTTATGTTCCTGAATCCTCGGATGAAGATATCTGTCCAAGGATCTTTG GTCAAAAGCCGTCCCTTGGCAAAGACCCTTAACAAGACATCTGTTATGTCTGGTGAAATTATGGGAAGGACTATTCTATTGACCCTGGGAAGGAGCAAGGTAGAATGGGACAGAACAAATTGTGGAATTTTCTTGTATTGGCATGGTCGTCTGATTGAG TCTTACAAGCGGGTTGGAGGCCAGAAGCATAGTGCTGATGTGGGACGTGGAGTCATAGGAGTTGCAGATATCACAAATCTCATT GATGATGAAGATGGTAATTCTTGGGTTTTGAACAGTAAGCAGGGATTTCAAGATTGTGAAATTTATGCTAAACTGGAGGAGTGGCTTGGTAGGAAAGTGGATGAATACTGGGATACAAAATTTGACAATCTCGAATTG AGAAAAAGGGATGAGCACCACAAGCCTGATTGTGACTGGGTTCAGTGCTGCAGCTGTCGTAAATGGAGAGTGTTGAATGCAGGCTTCAATACAGACACTCTTCCAGTGGAATG GTTCTGCTACATGTCACCCTTCAATGGGAAATGTGAGGTTCCAGAGCAACAAATGGGACGTGGTGTCATTGTGATTGGTGAAAAGAGATCTGGCAACGATGAACAAAATAAGACTACCCAGCAAGGAGAGACACCAAAGAAGGAAATGAGGCCTGAGAACCTTGAGGTTGAGAAGATTGTTCAAGATGAAGATGCGAAG AATGTCCAGGGTACCCTAGAGGTCAACAAGCGAAAGAATTCTTCAAGTGGGGTACCATCAAAGCCCAAGAACAACAGTGATG ATGATTTTGAAGGTGCATCCTCACAAACAGAGGATGATGCCCCTCGCCCTACTTTAAAGAGGCTAAGAAGGGGACCTGCTGCGAAGACTTACAAATGCTGA